A genomic segment from Clarias gariepinus isolate MV-2021 ecotype Netherlands chromosome 11, CGAR_prim_01v2, whole genome shotgun sequence encodes:
- the tspan13a gene encoding tetraspanin-13a codes for MACGGFVCSKYTLCALNILYMLVSLLLISGAAWGKWLDMVSSFRVVAAIIAVGVFLFFVAMLGLCGAIKHHQVLLFFYMFVLLMVFIVQFSVACASLSINKDQEKLLLQMGWNKSETLQVDLETSLDCCDFSEVNYNRTCHAKCFGTQTCTACSVKILEYADDVLHFVGGLSLFFSFTEILGVWLTYRYRNLKDPRLNPHAFL; via the exons atggcgTGTGGTGGATTTGTTTGCTCGAAATACACTCTCTGTGCGCTGAACATACTTTACATG TTGGTAAGTTTGCTCTTAATATCAGGAGCTGCCTGGGGAAAATGGCTCGACATGGTCTCCAGCTTTCGTGTGGTTGCTGCCATCATCGCAGTGggtgtctttcttttcttcgtGGCAATGTTGGGTCTGTGTGGAGCAATAAAGCATCACCAAGTCCTCTTGTTTTTT TACATGTTCGTCCTTTTGATGGTGTTCATTGTGCAGTTCTCAGTGGCATGTGCAAGCCTGTCTATCAATAAGGACCAAGAG AAATTACTCCTGCAGATGGGATGGAATAAGAGTGAGACGTTGCAGGTCGATTTAGAGACATCACTGGACTGTTGCGATTTCTCTGAGGTCAACTACAACAGAACATGTCATGCT AAATGTTTTGGCACCCAGACCTGCACTGCTTGCTCTGTAAAAATTCTGGAGTATGCCGATGATGTACTGCACTTTGTGGGAGGATTGAGTTTGTTCTTCAGTTTCACAGAG aTTCTGGGTGTTTGGCTAACCTACAGATATAGGAATCTAAAAGACCCTCGTTTAAATcctcatgcttttctttaa